The segment TCGTCCGGCGCTCAACGTGCCGTTGGTTGGTTTCACCGGCGCTCCGTTTACCATGGCGGCCTACCTGATTGAAGGCAGCGGTGTCCGCGACTGTCCGACAACACGGGCATTCATGCTGGCCGAGCCTGGCGCATGGCACGCTCTCATGGAGGTGCTGGTCGAGAACGCCGCCCGGTACCTCGAAGCCCAGGTGCAGGCGGGAGTACAAGCCGTGCAGTTATTCGACAGCTGGGTTGGCGCGCTATCGCCGGATACCTACCGGTCATACCTGCTGCCCCACATGCAGCGCCTCTTCCAGCGCCTCAAGCTATGCCGGATACCGGTGATCCATTTTGGCACGGGCACGGCGACACTACTCGAGGTTATGCGCGAGGCGGGCGGCGATGTGATCTCGGTCGACTGGCGGATTCCGCTCGATGATGCATGGAGGCGGATCGGCGCCGATCGCGCCATCCAGGGGAATCTCGATCCTGTTGCCTTGCTGGCGCCACGCGAAGTCCTGCTGGATCAAACGCGACTGGTTCTGAAGCGGGCGGCCGGCAGGCCAGGCCACATCTTCAACCTGGGACACGGGCTGCTGCCTGCCACACCCATCGAGAGCGTACAGTTACTCGTGGATACCGTTCATGAGGAGAGTGCCGCATGAGCGCGCGGCACGTACTGATCGTAGGCGGTGGCATAACGGGCATGGCCGCTGCCTTTTACCTTGAGCGCGCGGCTGCCGATCGCGGCGTGCCGATCGCGATTACGCTTGTGGAGGCAAGCG is part of the Armatimonadota bacterium genome and harbors:
- the hemE gene encoding uroporphyrinogen decarboxylase gives rise to the protein MTLFNNRLLAACAGQPTDCTPIWLMRQAGRYQPEYRALREKYTMMELCTTPELAAEVTLAPLRRFDLDAAILFSDLTLPFTPMGAPFQLKEGQGPVVETPIRTPADVNRLRCIQPDQDLAFALETIRLLRPALNVPLVGFTGAPFTMAAYLIEGSGVRDCPTTRAFMLAEPGAWHALMEVLVENAARYLEAQVQAGVQAVQLFDSWVGALSPDTYRSYLLPHMQRLFQRLKLCRIPVIHFGTGTATLLEVMREAGGDVISVDWRIPLDDAWRRIGADRAIQGNLDPVALLAPREVLLDQTRLVLKRAAGRPGHIFNLGHGLLPATPIESVQLLVDTVHEESAA